The Microbacterium sp. LWO12-1.2 genome includes a window with the following:
- the rpoC gene encoding DNA-directed RNA polymerase subunit beta' — translation MLESNTFDELRIGLATADHIRAWSYGEVKKPETINYRTLKPEKDGLFGEQIFGPSRDWECACGKYKRVRFKGIVCERCGVEVTKSSVRRERMGHIELAAPVTHIWYFKGVPSRLGYLLDMAPKDLEKVIYFAAYMVISVDEDARHRDLGTQENNIRLELKTLGDRRDSKIAERLARLEEELAALEAEGAKADVKKKVKDAAEKEMSLIRKGADEAIAKLERVWEDFRTLEVGALRPEDDVFHELQDRFGQYFEAYMGAESIQRRLAAFDLVAEAENLRLQISEGKGQRKIRAIKRLKVVSSFLETGMSPAAMVLDVVPVIPPELRPMVQLDGGRFATSDLNDLYRRVINRNNRLRRLIDLGAPEIIVNNEKRMLQEAVDALFDNGRRGRPVTGTGNRALKSLSDMLKGKQGRFRQNLLGKRVDYSGRSVIIVGPQLKLHQCGLPKQMALELFKPFVIKRLIDLGHSQNIKAAKRAVERTRPEVWDVLEEIIRERPVLLNRAPTLHRLGIQAFEPQLVEGKAIQLHPLVCAAFNADFDGDQMAVHLPLSVEAQAEARVLMLASNNILKPSDGRPVTLPSQDMIIGLHHLTTVKAGAAGEGRAFGSVGEAILAKDEGTLDLQAKIRIRIPGLTFLEGEAPEGYERHGLVDASLGQAIFNDTLPKGYPFVREQADKNKLSQIVNKLAEEYPKVETAASLDRIKDAGFYWATRSGVTVALSDILTPPNKAEIVAGYEKQAAKVQSQYEKGLTTDSERRQELIKIWTEATDEVQAAMKANFPEDNTINRMVSSGARGNWLQIRNIAGMRGLVNNPKGEIIPRPIISSYREGLSVAEYFIATHGTRKGLADTALRTADSGYLTRRLVDVSQDVIIREEDCGTSKGLELPIAAVDSSGTLVRDANVENSVFARTLSSAVIDSNGDVLADAGEDVGDVLIDKLVAAGVETIKVRSVLTCDSAVGVCAQCYGRSLATGKTVDIGEAVGIIAAQSIGEPGTQLTMRTFHTGGSASADDITQGLPRVQELFEARTPKGASPISEADGRITIDETDKGKKVILTPDSGDEPVIYPVLKRATLLVEDGQHVTVGQPILVGTLDPKEIMRVMGAREVQRYLVGGVQGVYRSQGVPIHDKHIEVIVRQMLRKVTVVDHADTTLLPGEMVDLKRYQAINREAVAEGKRPASGRPELMGITKASLATESWLSAASFQETTRVLTQAAMEGKRDPLVGLKENVIIGKLIPAGTGLSKYRDVTVEATEEAKSERYPNRIFASDGAYADGDFGYVDFDAFSTDDITPGTYN, via the coding sequence GTGCTCGAGTCAAACACTTTCGACGAGCTTCGCATCGGCCTGGCCACTGCGGACCACATCCGCGCGTGGTCGTACGGTGAGGTCAAGAAGCCCGAAACCATCAACTACCGCACGCTGAAGCCGGAGAAGGATGGTCTCTTCGGAGAGCAGATCTTCGGCCCGTCCCGCGACTGGGAGTGCGCCTGCGGCAAGTACAAGCGTGTCCGCTTCAAGGGCATCGTCTGCGAGCGTTGCGGCGTGGAGGTCACCAAGAGCTCCGTCCGTCGTGAGCGCATGGGTCACATCGAGCTCGCCGCTCCCGTCACCCACATCTGGTACTTCAAGGGCGTGCCCTCGCGTCTGGGCTACCTGCTCGACATGGCGCCGAAGGACCTCGAGAAGGTCATCTACTTCGCCGCGTACATGGTGATCTCGGTCGACGAGGATGCTCGTCACCGTGACCTCGGCACGCAGGAGAACAACATCCGTCTCGAGCTCAAGACGCTCGGTGACCGTCGCGACTCGAAGATCGCCGAGCGCCTCGCCCGTCTCGAGGAGGAGCTCGCTGCTCTCGAGGCCGAGGGTGCCAAGGCCGACGTCAAGAAGAAGGTCAAGGACGCCGCCGAGAAGGAGATGTCGCTCATCCGCAAGGGTGCCGACGAGGCGATCGCCAAGCTCGAGCGCGTGTGGGAGGACTTCCGCACTCTCGAGGTCGGTGCACTCCGCCCCGAGGATGACGTCTTCCACGAGCTGCAGGACCGTTTCGGTCAGTATTTCGAGGCCTACATGGGCGCCGAGTCGATCCAGCGTCGCCTCGCGGCGTTCGACCTCGTCGCCGAGGCGGAGAACCTGCGTCTGCAGATCTCCGAGGGCAAGGGCCAGCGCAAGATCCGTGCGATCAAGCGTCTGAAGGTCGTCAGCTCGTTCCTGGAGACCGGCATGAGCCCGGCCGCCATGGTCCTCGACGTCGTTCCGGTGATTCCGCCGGAGCTGCGCCCGATGGTGCAGCTCGACGGTGGCCGCTTCGCGACCTCCGACCTCAACGACCTCTACCGTCGTGTGATCAACCGCAACAACCGTCTTCGTCGTCTGATCGACCTCGGTGCCCCCGAGATCATCGTCAACAACGAGAAGCGCATGCTGCAGGAGGCCGTCGACGCACTGTTCGACAACGGTCGCCGTGGTCGCCCCGTCACCGGTACCGGTAACCGTGCCCTGAAGTCGCTCAGCGACATGCTCAAGGGTAAGCAGGGTCGTTTCCGTCAGAACCTGCTCGGCAAGCGTGTCGACTACTCGGGCCGTTCGGTCATCATCGTCGGCCCGCAGCTGAAGCTGCACCAGTGCGGTCTGCCCAAGCAGATGGCTCTGGAGCTCTTCAAGCCGTTCGTCATCAAGCGCCTGATCGACCTCGGTCACTCGCAGAACATCAAGGCCGCCAAGCGTGCCGTCGAGCGCACCCGTCCCGAGGTCTGGGACGTGCTCGAGGAGATCATCCGTGAGCGTCCGGTTCTGCTGAACCGTGCACCCACGCTGCACCGCCTCGGCATCCAGGCGTTCGAGCCGCAGCTCGTCGAGGGTAAGGCCATCCAGCTGCACCCGCTCGTCTGCGCCGCGTTCAACGCCGACTTCGATGGTGACCAGATGGCTGTGCACCTGCCGCTGTCTGTCGAGGCTCAGGCCGAGGCCCGCGTGCTGATGCTCGCCTCGAACAACATCCTGAAGCCGTCCGACGGACGCCCGGTCACCCTGCCTTCGCAGGACATGATCATCGGTCTGCACCACCTGACCACGGTCAAGGCGGGCGCAGCCGGTGAGGGCCGTGCATTCGGTTCGGTGGGCGAGGCGATCCTGGCCAAGGACGAGGGAACCCTCGACCTGCAGGCGAAGATCCGCATCCGCATCCCCGGTCTGACCTTCCTCGAGGGCGAAGCCCCCGAGGGCTACGAGCGCCACGGTCTCGTGGACGCCTCGCTGGGTCAGGCGATCTTCAACGACACGCTGCCGAAGGGCTACCCGTTCGTCCGCGAGCAGGCTGACAAGAACAAGCTGTCGCAGATCGTCAACAAGCTGGCCGAGGAGTACCCCAAGGTCGAGACCGCTGCATCGCTGGACCGCATCAAGGACGCCGGCTTCTACTGGGCCACGCGCTCCGGTGTGACCGTCGCCCTGAGCGACATCCTGACCCCGCCGAACAAGGCGGAGATCGTCGCGGGCTACGAGAAGCAGGCCGCGAAGGTCCAGTCGCAGTACGAGAAGGGTCTGACGACCGACTCGGAGCGTCGCCAGGAGCTCATCAAGATCTGGACCGAGGCGACCGACGAGGTTCAGGCGGCCATGAAGGCCAACTTCCCCGAGGACAACACCATCAACCGCATGGTGTCGTCGGGTGCTCGTGGTAACTGGCTGCAGATCCGGAACATCGCCGGTATGCGTGGTCTGGTGAACAACCCCAAGGGTGAGATCATCCCGCGTCCGATCATCTCCTCGTACCGCGAGGGTCTGTCGGTGGCGGAGTACTTCATCGCGACGCACGGTACCCGTAAGGGTCTGGCCGACACCGCTCTGCGTACCGCCGACTCGGGTTACCTGACCCGTCGTCTGGTGGATGTCTCGCAGGACGTCATCATCCGCGAAGAGGACTGTGGCACGTCGAAGGGCCTCGAGCTCCCGATCGCTGCAGTGGACTCGTCCGGCACGCTCGTTCGCGACGCCAACGTCGAGAACTCCGTGTTCGCTCGTACGCTCTCCTCCGCCGTCATCGACAGCAACGGCGACGTTCTCGCCGATGCCGGTGAAGACGTCGGTGACGTGCTGATCGACAAGCTGGTCGCGGCCGGTGTCGAGACCATCAAGGTGCGCTCGGTCCTGACCTGCGACTCCGCCGTCGGTGTGTGCGCGCAGTGCTACGGCCGTTCGCTGGCGACGGGTAAGACTGTCGACATCGGCGAGGCCGTCGGCATCATCGCGGCCCAGTCGATCGGTGAGCCCGGAACCCAGCTGACGATGCGTACCTTCCACACGGGTGGTTCGGCATCGGCGGATGACATCACGCAGGGTCTGCCCCGTGTGCAGGAGCTCTTCGAGGCTCGTACCCCCAAGGGTGCGTCCCCGATCTCCGAGGCCGACGGTCGCATCACGATCGACGAGACCGACAAGGGCAAGAAGGTCATCCTGACGCCCGACAGCGGCGACGAGCCCGTCATCTACCCGGTGCTGAAGCGTGCGACGCTTCTCGTCGAGGATGGCCAGCACGTCACCGTCGGTCAGCCGATCCTGGTCGGAACGCTCGACCCCAAGGAGATCATGCGTGTCATGGGTGCGCGCGAGGTGCAGCGTTACCTCGTCGGCGGCGTCCAGGGCGTGTACCGCTCGCAGGGTGTGCCGATCCACGACAAGCACATCGAGGTCATCGTCCGCCAGATGCTCCGCAAGGTCACCGTCGTCGATCACGCCGACACGACCCTGCTGCCGGGTGAGATGGTCGACCTCAAGCGCTACCAGGCGATCAACCGCGAGGCTGTGGCAGAGGGCAAGCGCCCCGCGTCCGGCCGTCCGGAGCTGATGGGTATCACAAAGGCGTCGCTTGCGACCGAGTCGTGGCTGTCCGCTGCGTCCTTCCAGGAGACGACCCGCGTGCTCACGCAGGCCGCCATGGAGGGCAAGCGCGACCCGCTGGTCGGTCTCAAGGAGAACGTCATCATCGGAAAGCTCATCCCCGCCGGAACCGGTCTCTCGAAGTACCGCGACGTCACGGTCGAGGCCACCGAGGAAGCCAAGAGCGAGCGCTACCCGAACCGGATCTTCGCATCCGACGGCGCGTACGCGGACGGCGACTTCGGCTACGTCGACTTCGACGCGTTCTCGACGGACGACATCACCCCCGGTACCTACAACTGA
- a CDS encoding PfkB family carbohydrate kinase → MSNVTSPAGSVVVIGDALIDEIRDDSGVRELVGGAALNVAVGLRRLGVDTTLIAMVGDDEAGAHIREYLTDHGVRLISSEAPHGSSRAIVQRAANGEPQYVFNEAAQQRSIRYSDEARAAIADAGLVAISCFPFDVPTEVDALVDALADARVAVDPNPRTGMLSDRAEFVRGFERLVADAAIVKVGADDAAILYDGDLDALRVRLRDLGAAAVLATAGADGATIDTDAGVASAPIAQLPGAVIDTVGAGDATLAAVSEGLVAQSPTELGEWRALLSRAMDVAAATCRAEGGLLRTPESLADSGRGVNGS, encoded by the coding sequence GTGAGCAACGTGACTTCTCCCGCCGGTTCCGTGGTCGTGATCGGCGATGCCCTGATCGACGAGATCCGTGACGATTCCGGCGTGCGCGAGTTGGTCGGAGGTGCGGCGCTCAACGTGGCTGTCGGCCTGCGGCGTCTGGGGGTCGACACGACGCTGATCGCGATGGTCGGTGACGACGAAGCGGGTGCGCATATCCGCGAGTACCTGACCGACCATGGAGTTCGACTGATCTCGAGCGAGGCCCCGCACGGGTCATCTCGGGCGATCGTGCAGCGTGCGGCGAACGGTGAGCCGCAATACGTCTTCAACGAGGCGGCGCAGCAGCGCAGCATCCGCTACTCTGACGAGGCGCGCGCTGCGATCGCGGATGCCGGTCTTGTCGCGATCAGCTGCTTCCCCTTCGACGTGCCGACAGAGGTCGACGCTCTCGTCGACGCTCTGGCCGATGCCCGCGTCGCGGTGGACCCCAACCCGCGGACGGGCATGCTGAGCGATCGCGCGGAGTTCGTGCGCGGGTTCGAGCGCCTCGTGGCCGATGCGGCGATCGTGAAGGTCGGAGCGGACGACGCTGCGATCCTCTACGACGGTGACCTGGATGCTCTGCGGGTGCGCCTCCGCGACCTGGGCGCCGCTGCGGTGCTGGCCACAGCCGGAGCCGACGGTGCCACGATCGACACGGATGCCGGCGTAGCGTCGGCACCGATCGCACAGCTGCCCGGCGCTGTGATCGATACGGTCGGCGCGGGGGATGCGACGCTCGCGGCGGTGTCGGAGGGTCTGGTCGCACAGTCGCCGACGGAGCTGGGGGAGTGGCGTGCGCTGCTGTCACGGGCCATGGACGTGGCCGCTGCGACGTGCCGCGCAGAGGGCGGATTGCTGCGTACTCCGGAGTCGCTCGCGGACTCCGGCCGCGGCGTGAACGGCAGCTGA
- a CDS encoding toll/interleukin-1 receptor domain-containing protein: MSTPSDSDPRDFFISYTSADSEWAEWIAWQLELAGYTTVIQKWDFKVGSNFVIEMDKASKRAKRTLVVLSPAFLQSQYTTAEWAAAFAKDPEGQSLNVVPVLVEKTELDGLLSQIVHANLIGLSREDAAATLIAAVEPGRSKPTSEPPFPGARATADVTKVAPTPSPPALGWEPSSVTLGFVAREAALPRQWSNDTYAALEVTLVPADGQVLRLSQLEAMEEEFVTAGRASGLFAQASAVDNGSTSEVAYAKTGSDDAAGILVTRSGQRTAWITLPHDMLGSVLDPAQIRPRVARVLQLLMSVQLPVAGRYGFTARIEPSRLLMVGDASAVGHRNSASLGMGYDDKFPVPMLDTVLGDAISSNADELAGELIARIVAATRS; the protein is encoded by the coding sequence ATGAGCACCCCGTCTGACAGCGACCCTCGCGACTTCTTCATTAGCTACACCTCGGCTGATTCCGAGTGGGCAGAGTGGATTGCCTGGCAGCTAGAACTGGCCGGGTACACGACCGTCATCCAGAAGTGGGACTTCAAGGTCGGTAGCAACTTCGTTATCGAGATGGACAAGGCGTCCAAGAGAGCGAAGCGGACGTTGGTCGTGTTGTCGCCGGCGTTCTTGCAGAGTCAGTACACCACCGCGGAATGGGCGGCTGCGTTCGCGAAGGACCCGGAAGGGCAGTCGCTGAACGTCGTCCCGGTGCTCGTCGAGAAGACAGAGCTCGATGGTCTGCTCAGCCAGATCGTGCACGCGAACCTTATCGGGCTCAGCAGGGAAGATGCGGCCGCGACTCTGATCGCAGCGGTCGAGCCGGGGCGCAGCAAGCCGACCTCGGAGCCGCCATTCCCGGGGGCGCGCGCGACCGCAGACGTGACGAAGGTAGCCCCGACGCCGTCTCCGCCCGCGCTCGGATGGGAGCCTTCGAGCGTCACGCTTGGTTTCGTGGCGCGAGAGGCCGCACTCCCGCGCCAGTGGTCCAACGACACCTATGCCGCGCTGGAGGTCACGCTCGTTCCTGCCGATGGGCAGGTCCTGCGTTTGAGCCAGTTGGAGGCTATGGAAGAAGAATTCGTCACCGCGGGGCGAGCGTCTGGCTTGTTCGCGCAAGCATCTGCCGTGGACAATGGCTCGACATCGGAGGTCGCGTACGCGAAGACAGGCTCGGACGATGCGGCGGGGATCCTCGTCACCCGGAGCGGTCAGCGGACGGCCTGGATCACGCTGCCCCATGACATGTTGGGGAGTGTCCTGGATCCAGCGCAGATCCGTCCGCGCGTTGCTCGTGTGCTGCAGCTCTTGATGAGTGTGCAGCTGCCGGTCGCCGGACGGTACGGTTTCACGGCCCGAATCGAGCCATCACGCCTGCTCATGGTTGGCGATGCCTCCGCCGTGGGTCATCGGAACTCGGCCTCCTTGGGCATGGGATACGACGACAAGTTCCCCGTTCCGATGCTGGACACGGTTCTCGGCGATGCCATCAGTAGTAATGCGGACGAGCTCGCTGGAGAGCTCATCGCTCGCATCGTCGCTGCCACGCGGTCCTAG
- a CDS encoding DUF2971 domain-containing protein, with translation MDIDLKLADPSVQINDDVPLWRYVDLPKFLDLLTTESLKMPHASSMEDAYEGMMAPGAIAGTIAKDLADGAPGYFRHARINKIHKDSLFLTHRTYISCWTAFPSENAGLWRLYGDEKGVAIRTTWGSLRNSLAGTADCVRDVFYGKVDYRSAQEDDRIPQTYTDQYFIKRREFSHENEFRLVAHDESREHKYNEPSLEGLPRLATLPCDLNTLVEEVVVSPRLGEWVWETVKAVSHTYGGNWNVTHSRLYQPPPDEIMDY, from the coding sequence GTGGACATCGACCTCAAGCTGGCAGACCCGTCCGTCCAGATCAACGACGACGTGCCGCTCTGGCGTTACGTCGATCTCCCGAAATTCCTCGACCTCCTCACCACCGAATCGCTGAAGATGCCACACGCGTCGAGCATGGAAGACGCCTACGAGGGAATGATGGCGCCCGGCGCCATCGCTGGGACGATTGCGAAGGATCTGGCGGACGGCGCACCCGGATACTTCCGGCACGCTCGCATCAACAAGATCCATAAGGACTCGTTGTTTCTGACACATCGGACCTACATCTCCTGTTGGACCGCCTTCCCGTCTGAGAACGCTGGCCTATGGCGCCTTTACGGTGATGAGAAGGGCGTAGCGATTCGGACGACGTGGGGGTCGCTCCGCAACTCCCTCGCCGGCACCGCCGACTGCGTGCGTGACGTCTTCTACGGCAAGGTCGACTACCGCTCGGCCCAGGAGGACGACCGGATTCCGCAGACCTACACGGACCAGTACTTCATCAAGCGGAGAGAGTTCTCCCACGAGAACGAGTTCCGTCTCGTCGCCCACGACGAATCCCGCGAGCACAAGTACAACGAACCGTCTCTCGAGGGACTCCCCCGCCTGGCGACTCTGCCTTGCGACCTGAACACCCTCGTCGAGGAAGTGGTGGTCAGCCCGCGGCTCGGCGAGTGGGTGTGGGAGACCGTGAAAGCCGTGTCTCATACATATGGAGGGAACTGGAACGTCACCCATTCCCGTCTCTACCAGCCACCGCCTGACGAGATCATGGACTACTAA
- a CDS encoding MFS transporter: MRTPTPPYLAFAAFGVFWGIWGASLPGLRDGGGLTNAQLGAALLCVGIGAVPAMALTGLAVDRFGTRVAGFSLIMLALSGIALAAFGRDIASVAAGMLLVGATSGSADVAANALAGASEKATGRRVITLAHAVFSSCVVVGSLGAGALTAVTADLVITYAVAGLAIAGLGVIVFVTGPRATRPTRQDTIAPHRKISAFLPLLMVGVVGALGFASENAHQSWGAVFLTDELHATPLMASLAPAAFALFAAATRFTVGVSHRIPEPSILLGGAVTAVAGTLILAIAPNLAVALSGLAVASVGTSVLFPTLLSQATRHIDEDKRGRVTSVVGTTAYLGFILGPVYVGFLSSAFGLRGAMVGVAALCLAFALLAPFVVRRMRNVASMHDHAATR; this comes from the coding sequence ATGCGAACTCCCACTCCCCCCTACCTTGCCTTCGCCGCGTTCGGCGTCTTCTGGGGCATATGGGGCGCCAGCCTGCCCGGGTTGCGCGACGGCGGCGGGTTGACCAACGCGCAATTGGGGGCGGCACTTCTCTGCGTGGGGATCGGCGCCGTTCCAGCCATGGCGCTGACAGGACTGGCCGTGGATCGATTCGGCACACGCGTCGCCGGGTTCTCATTGATCATGCTGGCCCTCTCCGGCATTGCGCTGGCCGCGTTCGGACGCGACATCGCCAGTGTCGCGGCAGGAATGCTGTTGGTCGGAGCGACATCAGGATCCGCCGATGTGGCCGCGAACGCTCTCGCCGGCGCCTCAGAAAAGGCGACCGGGCGGCGAGTGATCACGCTTGCGCATGCCGTGTTCTCGTCCTGCGTGGTCGTGGGCAGTCTCGGCGCCGGGGCGCTGACAGCGGTGACCGCCGACCTCGTGATCACATATGCCGTGGCAGGTCTGGCGATCGCGGGTCTCGGAGTGATTGTCTTCGTCACGGGGCCCCGAGCCACGCGTCCAACCCGACAGGACACGATAGCGCCGCATCGCAAGATCTCAGCCTTCTTGCCTCTCCTCATGGTGGGCGTTGTCGGTGCGCTCGGATTCGCCTCCGAGAACGCGCACCAAAGCTGGGGCGCCGTCTTCCTGACAGACGAACTGCACGCTACTCCTCTCATGGCGTCGCTCGCGCCTGCCGCGTTCGCACTCTTCGCGGCAGCCACTCGCTTCACCGTCGGGGTCTCGCATCGCATCCCCGAGCCCAGCATCCTGCTCGGGGGCGCGGTGACTGCCGTTGCCGGCACACTGATCCTCGCCATCGCACCGAACCTCGCGGTCGCCCTGAGCGGGCTCGCTGTCGCCTCGGTCGGAACCTCGGTCCTGTTCCCGACCCTCCTCAGTCAAGCCACCCGCCACATCGATGAGGACAAGCGCGGCCGCGTGACCTCGGTCGTCGGGACGACCGCGTACCTCGGGTTCATCCTGGGGCCGGTATACGTCGGCTTCCTCTCCAGTGCCTTCGGACTCCGCGGCGCCATGGTCGGGGTGGCGGCACTATGTCTGGCCTTCGCCCTTCTGGCACCGTTCGTCGTCCGCCGGATGCGAAACGTGGCGTCGATGCATGACCATGCGGCCACGCGATGA
- a CDS encoding LacI family DNA-binding transcriptional regulator — MRDVAAEAGVAPMTVSYTYTRPDRVAEGTRARVLAAAGRLGYLGPDPVARSLRSGSTGSLGVVLGEHLSYAFEDPQASRFLSGVSHVCVENKFGLVLIPAIGAPDDADRVREAAVDGFVMWTTVDGDPVLDAVAATGRPAAIQGGPAVEGIISVSPDDRAAARSIASYALETASSPLILSFPLAKDRVGGFTRGPSTRVDYPVTRARLEGFRDALTQAGHEWADVPVAVVPRNGRAEGAWAVREAIERVRPDVVIAMSDQLAVGARDTLGENARVTGWDDSQDAESGGFASIRQSMYEQGIACAQIAAGLRASVARPQWSLTKRSSSRPF; from the coding sequence ATGCGGGATGTCGCGGCCGAGGCCGGTGTCGCGCCAATGACGGTGAGCTACACGTATACACGTCCGGACCGGGTCGCAGAGGGTACCCGCGCGCGAGTGCTCGCGGCGGCGGGGCGACTCGGCTATCTGGGCCCTGACCCGGTGGCCAGGTCTCTCCGGAGCGGATCAACCGGAAGCTTGGGGGTCGTTCTGGGCGAGCACCTCAGCTATGCGTTCGAGGATCCCCAGGCATCTCGATTCCTCTCCGGGGTCTCGCACGTCTGTGTCGAGAACAAGTTCGGACTTGTCCTCATCCCGGCGATCGGCGCACCTGACGATGCGGATCGTGTTCGGGAGGCAGCCGTCGACGGCTTCGTGATGTGGACGACGGTCGACGGCGACCCCGTGCTCGACGCCGTGGCGGCAACGGGGCGTCCCGCCGCGATCCAGGGCGGGCCCGCTGTGGAGGGCATCATCTCCGTCTCCCCGGATGATCGAGCAGCGGCGCGGAGCATCGCGTCGTACGCACTCGAGACAGCGTCGTCACCGCTGATTCTGTCGTTCCCGCTGGCCAAGGATCGAGTCGGGGGTTTCACCCGAGGGCCAAGCACACGGGTGGACTACCCGGTGACCCGAGCGCGTCTGGAAGGGTTTCGCGACGCGCTCACGCAGGCCGGCCACGAATGGGCTGATGTTCCTGTCGCGGTGGTTCCTCGCAATGGACGAGCCGAAGGCGCGTGGGCGGTCCGAGAAGCGATCGAACGCGTTCGACCTGACGTCGTCATCGCAATGAGCGATCAGCTGGCGGTTGGAGCGCGCGACACGCTGGGCGAGAACGCCCGTGTGACGGGATGGGACGATAGCCAGGACGCGGAGTCTGGTGGTTTCGCGAGTATCCGCCAGTCCATGTATGAACAGGGTATTGCGTGCGCACAGATCGCCGCGGGGCTCCGCGCCTCGGTAGCGCGCCCGCAATGGTCCCTGACCAAACGGTCTTCTTCGCGGCCGTTCTGA
- a CDS encoding bile acid:sodium symporter family protein → MGSALTTIGLPVALGIIMLGLGLSLTLADFARVLKQPKAVIIALLCQLILLPAICFGLVLAFQLPPVLAVGMMMLAASPGGTTANLYSHLFRGDIALNISLTAVNSVIAVITLPLITNFAIAYFQPFDDRLGLQWSKTLEVFAIVLLPVALGMLIRRFRPGFADGMDKPVRIASVIILIVVIAGAVASNWSLLVANVAQLALITVLFCLISLTVGFLVPRALRVGRRQAIATSFEIGIHNATLAIVIAQSVLGSTELSLPAAVYGVLMFFIAFGFGFLIRDRSATVALPTKDDVDA, encoded by the coding sequence ATGGGATCAGCGTTGACCACCATCGGATTGCCCGTCGCCCTCGGCATCATCATGCTGGGGCTCGGACTCAGCCTCACCCTCGCCGACTTCGCGCGGGTGCTGAAGCAGCCGAAGGCGGTGATCATCGCGCTGCTGTGCCAGCTGATCCTCCTCCCGGCGATCTGCTTCGGACTCGTGCTGGCGTTCCAGTTGCCGCCGGTGCTCGCGGTCGGCATGATGATGCTGGCCGCATCGCCCGGTGGCACGACCGCGAACCTCTACAGCCACCTGTTCCGCGGTGACATCGCCCTGAACATCTCGCTCACGGCCGTGAACTCGGTGATCGCGGTCATCACGCTCCCGCTCATCACGAACTTCGCGATCGCCTACTTCCAGCCGTTCGATGACCGCCTCGGTCTGCAGTGGTCGAAGACGCTCGAGGTGTTCGCGATCGTGCTGCTGCCGGTCGCGCTTGGCATGCTGATCCGCCGCTTCCGCCCCGGGTTCGCCGACGGCATGGACAAGCCGGTGCGCATCGCCTCGGTGATCATCCTGATCGTCGTGATCGCGGGGGCAGTCGCGTCGAACTGGTCGCTGCTGGTGGCGAACGTCGCGCAGCTCGCGCTCATCACCGTGCTCTTCTGCCTCATCAGTCTGACGGTCGGGTTCCTGGTGCCCAGAGCACTCCGCGTCGGACGGCGCCAGGCGATCGCGACGTCGTTCGAGATCGGTATCCACAACGCCACGCTCGCGATCGTGATCGCCCAGTCCGTGCTCGGCTCCACAGAGCTGAGTCTGCCCGCCGCGGTCTACGGCGTGCTGATGTTCTTCATCGCGTTCGGCTTCGGGTTCCTCATCCGCGACAGGTCGGCGACGGTCGCGCTTCCGACGAAGGATGACGTCGACGCCTGA
- a CDS encoding NAD-dependent epimerase/dehydratase family protein — MTTVLYTGGAGRMGRVIREGLAGRYDRVVLFTRRAPEEPLHSGEEVVIGDLADLDGLTKAAAGVDVIVHLGGIADESTYESIRTSNIDGTYHVYEAARRAGVRRVVYASSNHIVGFHDATEVLDESAPLRPDTFYGVSKAFGEALASMYHDKWGVESVLLRIGTFRPAPEDQRQLALWLSWRDGIELTRCAIESGPVGCQVVYGCSNNTGSWWNGQAGWDAIGFVPKDDAADHAEGVDRDAPAPRYHGGAFTASDYEGGIW; from the coding sequence ATGACGACAGTTCTGTACACCGGAGGCGCCGGCCGCATGGGCAGGGTGATCCGGGAGGGTCTCGCCGGTCGATACGACCGCGTCGTGCTGTTCACGCGTCGCGCTCCTGAGGAGCCGTTGCACTCGGGGGAGGAGGTCGTCATCGGCGACCTCGCCGATCTCGACGGTCTCACGAAGGCGGCGGCGGGGGTGGATGTCATCGTGCACCTCGGCGGCATCGCCGACGAGTCGACCTACGAGAGCATCCGTACGTCCAACATCGACGGCACGTACCACGTGTACGAAGCCGCCCGCCGGGCGGGTGTGCGCCGGGTCGTCTACGCGAGCTCGAACCATATCGTCGGTTTCCACGACGCGACCGAGGTTCTCGACGAGAGCGCACCACTTCGGCCCGACACCTTCTACGGAGTGTCGAAGGCCTTCGGTGAGGCGCTTGCCAGCATGTACCACGACAAGTGGGGTGTCGAATCGGTGCTGTTGCGCATCGGCACCTTCCGCCCCGCGCCGGAGGACCAGCGTCAGCTCGCGCTGTGGCTGAGCTGGCGCGACGGCATCGAGCTCACGCGCTGCGCGATCGAGAGCGGCCCGGTCGGCTGCCAGGTCGTCTACGGCTGCTCGAACAACACCGGATCCTGGTGGAACGGCCAGGCCGGCTGGGATGCGATCGGCTTCGTCCCGAAGGATGACGCAGCCGACCACGCCGAAGGAGTCGACCGCGACGCCCCGGCCCCGCGCTACCACGGCGGTGCTTTCACGGCATCCGACTACGAAGGAGGCATCTGGTGA